One genomic window of Camelina sativa cultivar DH55 chromosome 5, Cs, whole genome shotgun sequence includes the following:
- the LOC104787555 gene encoding cytochrome P450 71A16-like, whose translation MEMIILISLSLTTLLTILLFFKLLLKRPNPNLPPSPWRLPVIGNLHQLSLHPHRALCSLSARHGPLMLLRFGRVPVLIVSSADVAHDVMKTHDLKFANRPITKSAHKISNGGRDLVFAPYGEYWRNVKSLCTTHLLSNKMVQTSEKRREEEITLLMETLEEASLSSLPVNLSKLITNMVCDIMGKVVLGKKYSGEEGTIDVKTITKSFLDAVGLSPVGEYIPSLAWIGKITGFDGKLEKITKKFGDFIEKVLQEHEDINADKETPDFVDMLLTIQRDESTQCQLDKSDLKVIIFEMFLGSTTTTSAVIEWAMTRLMRNPECMKKLQDEIRSISKSNSYVSGKEVDNMNYLKAVIKEVLRLHPPLPLLVPRLLSEDMKLRGYDIKAGTQVIINAWAIQRDTETWGPDAEEFRPERHFEIPLDFFGRNFKYIPFGAGRRLCPGIGLGSVMASVTLANLMKRFDWRVEDGPPGDDQPDLVEGAGIDGCRKYPLVVFPSSA comes from the exons ATGGAAATGATAATATTAATCTCTCTTTCCTTAACCACCTTGCTAactattcttctcttctttaaattaCTCCTCAAACGACCCAACCCTAACTTACCTCCGTCTCCATGGCGGCTTCCGGTCATTGGAAACCTCCATCAGCTCAGTCTCCACCCACACCGTGCTCTCTGTTCCCTCAGTGCGCGCCATGGGCCACTCATGCTCCTTCGTTTCGGCCGTGTCCCTGTTCTCATTGTATCTTCTGCTGACGTAGCTCATGATGTCATGAAGACACATGATCTTAAGTTTGCCAACCGTCCGATCACGAAATCGGCCCATAAAATATCCAATGGCGGGCGAGATTTGGTATTCGCCCCATATGGCGAATACTGGAGGAACGTTAAG AGTCTATGCACAACACATCTCCTCAGCAACAAAATGGTTCAGACCtctgagaaaagaagagaagaagagataactcTATTGATGGAGACGCTGGAAGAAGCAAGTTTATCTTCTTTACCTGTGAATCTAAGCAAACTCATTACTAATATGGTATGCGACATAATGGGTAAAGTTGTATTGGGGAAAAAATACAGCGGCGAGGAAGGTACAATCGATGTCAAGACCATAACAAAGAGTTTCTTGGATGCCGTGGGGCTTTCCCCGGTCGGGGAATACATTCCGAGTTTGGCATGGATAGGTAAGATTACGGGTTTCGATGGTAAGCTagagaaaataacaaagaagTTTGGTGACTTTATAGAAAAAGTGCTGCAAGAACATGAGGATATAAATGCGGACAAAGAGACACCAGATTTTGTTGATATGTTGCTAACGATTCAAAGAGATGAGTCCACACAATGCCAGTTGGATAAAAGCGACTTAAAAGTCATCATATTT GAGATGTTTTTAGGGAGCACGACAACAACTTCCGCCGTAATAGAATGGGCGATGACACGCCTTATGAGAAATCCAGAATGCATGAAGAAACTTCAAGATGAGATTCGTTCAATTTCGAAGAGTAATTCGTATGTATCAGGAAAAGAAGTAGACAATATGAACTACTTAAAAGCTGTGATCAAGGAGGTACTTCGGCTGCATCCTCCTCTCCCACTATTAGTCCCTCGACTATTAAGCGAAGATATGAAATTACGAGGATACGACATTAAGGCGGGCACACag GTGATCATTAATGCTTGGGCAATCCAACGGGACACTGAGACTTGGGGACCTGATGCAGAAGAATTTAGGCCAGAGAGACATTTCGAAATACCTTTGGATTTCTTTGGACGGAATTTCAAATACATTCCATTTGGAGCAGGGAGAAGGTTATGTCCCGGCATTGGACTTGGGTCGGTGATGGCCAGTGTGACTTTGGCCAATCTAATGAAACGATTTGATTGGAGAGTTGAGGACGGACCACCAGGAGATGATCAACCAGATCTAGTAGAGGGAGCTGGCATCGATGGTTGCCGAAAATATCCTCTTGTTGTCTTTCCATCTTCTGCTTAA